A single window of Anaerocolumna chitinilytica DNA harbors:
- a CDS encoding ABC transporter ATP-binding protein: MGKTILEVRDLKTKYITRFGEDVYAVDGVSLKIEEGKSLGIAGESGCGKSTLALSLMGYYFPPLHYISGDIIVEGNNISKMNPDDIRRNILGTEIAYIPQAAMNALNPTQKIIRFIEDVIHVHEPKKTKQEIYEMAKARFEELGLPSSVLEKHAVELSGGMKQRTVIAISTILSPKVLIADEPSSALDVTSQKMVIKMLKNLMEKGYIKSMIFITHELPLLYNVTDDIMVMYAGQIVEKGLAKEMVFDPIHPYSKGLMGSIIVPEAGSRDVKLTAIPGTPPNLKRPPSGCRFAERCKYATTECRATTIDSKDFGEGRSYRCIYDVQKLREVYGNE, from the coding sequence ATGGGAAAGACAATTCTGGAGGTTAGAGACCTCAAGACAAAATATATTACAAGATTCGGGGAAGATGTTTATGCTGTTGACGGGGTATCCTTAAAGATTGAAGAAGGAAAATCCCTTGGTATTGCAGGTGAATCAGGTTGTGGAAAATCCACCTTGGCATTAAGTCTTATGGGATATTACTTCCCCCCGCTTCATTACATCAGCGGCGATATTATTGTAGAAGGCAATAATATCTCTAAGATGAATCCGGATGATATACGAAGAAACATATTGGGAACGGAAATTGCTTATATACCTCAGGCTGCCATGAATGCATTAAACCCCACTCAGAAGATTATTCGTTTTATCGAAGACGTTATACATGTTCATGAACCGAAGAAGACGAAGCAAGAAATTTATGAGATGGCAAAAGCTAGATTTGAAGAGCTTGGGCTTCCCTCCTCCGTTCTTGAAAAACATGCGGTTGAGTTATCCGGTGGTATGAAACAGAGGACTGTAATTGCTATATCTACCATTCTTTCACCAAAGGTATTAATCGCTGATGAGCCTTCCAGTGCTCTTGACGTAACCAGTCAGAAGATGGTTATTAAGATGTTAAAGAATCTCATGGAGAAGGGATATATTAAATCCATGATATTTATAACCCATGAGTTGCCGTTGTTATATAATGTAACAGATGACATTATGGTAATGTATGCCGGACAGATTGTTGAAAAAGGCTTGGCCAAAGAAATGGTATTTGATCCTATTCATCCCTATTCCAAAGGACTTATGGGTTCTATTATTGTTCCGGAAGCAGGAAGCCGCGATGTAAAACTTACAGCTATTCCTGGAACTCCGCCCAACTTAAAGAGGCCTCCTTCGGGTTGCCGTTTTGCCGAGAGATGTAAATATGCCACAACTGAATGCCGTGCAACCACCATTGATTCTAAAGATTTTGGAGAAGGACGCAGCTACCGTTGCATTTATGATGTCCAGAAGCTGAGGGAGGTGTATGGCAATGAGTGA
- a CDS encoding ABC transporter ATP-binding protein has product MSEKARENKVQKNLCLSGKGVTKVFGYGNKKTVAVDHVDFEFHEGELISIVGESGSGKTTLSKLLLGLNNETEGEIFFQGKPRDIGSRKKKKEYWKDIQAIFQDPFSSYNIFSKIDTVLIDCINMRGGRNYPMEKKIEMMTEACSFVNLKFAELTNKYPFELSGGQMQRLMIARIFLLKPKILLADEPTSMIDACSRATILDMLLHLRDETGMTIIFITHDIGLAYYISDSVYIMEHGKFVERGTADDVILHSKADYTKRLISDVPKIYEEWDLSTV; this is encoded by the coding sequence ATGAGTGAAAAGGCGAGAGAGAATAAGGTTCAAAAGAATTTATGTTTAAGCGGAAAAGGTGTCACCAAAGTATTTGGTTATGGAAACAAGAAAACAGTTGCTGTAGACCATGTAGATTTTGAATTTCATGAAGGAGAATTAATTTCAATTGTTGGGGAATCCGGAAGCGGTAAGACTACTCTTAGTAAGTTACTTCTGGGTCTTAACAATGAAACAGAAGGCGAGATCTTTTTTCAAGGAAAACCGCGAGATATCGGCAGCCGAAAGAAGAAAAAAGAATACTGGAAGGATATCCAGGCAATTTTTCAAGATCCCTTTTCTTCCTATAATATTTTTTCTAAAATAGATACGGTTCTTATTGATTGCATCAATATGCGTGGCGGAAGAAATTATCCGATGGAAAAGAAGATTGAGATGATGACAGAAGCCTGCAGCTTTGTAAATCTGAAATTCGCTGAGCTTACGAATAAATATCCCTTCGAGCTTTCCGGAGGGCAGATGCAGCGCCTTATGATTGCTCGTATCTTTTTATTAAAACCTAAGATTTTGCTTGCAGATGAGCCGACTTCCATGATTGATGCCTGTTCACGTGCTACAATCTTGGATATGTTGCTGCATCTTAGAGATGAAACGGGTATGACAATTATATTCATTACCCACGACATCGGCCTTGCTTATTATATATCAGATAGTGTTTATATTATGGAGCACGGTAAGTTCGTTGAAAGAGGTACTGCAGATGATGTGATTCTTCATTCCAAGGCAGATTATACAAAACGTCTAATAAGTGATGTGCCCAAGATATATGAAGAATGGGATTTGTCTACTGTATAA
- a CDS encoding carboxypeptidase-like regulatory domain-containing protein, with translation MESYKYNQIKVYPAQMGTQNFGKLQVDVTSEQGFRPIPGAKVRITYTGNPDSVVEELTTDSQGRTPQVDLPAPSLDYSLDATSDAQPYSEYNITVSSEGFDNVDVDGSQILPDVTAIQPISLRAQPGNQLYVIPPHTLYGDYPPKIAESEIKPTSESGEIVLPRVVVPEFVIVHDGPPTDTSAENHYVRYRDYVKNVASSEIYATWPASTITANILAIMSFTLNRVYTEWYRNKGYNFTITSSTAFDHKWMNGRNIYDTISAAVDQVFNNYLSRPNVVQPILTQYCDGRNVTCPGWMTILQQGIYNKKPLYSAVCGCLRVVKVNIQQTFFFVKYYFFYN, from the coding sequence ATGGAAAGCTATAAGTATAATCAGATAAAAGTATATCCGGCACAGATGGGAACTCAGAACTTTGGAAAACTTCAGGTTGATGTAACCTCAGAGCAGGGGTTTCGCCCGATTCCGGGTGCCAAAGTCAGAATTACTTATACCGGTAATCCCGATTCCGTCGTAGAGGAATTGACTACGGATAGTCAAGGCAGAACACCCCAGGTTGACTTGCCGGCACCTTCACTTGATTACAGCCTCGATGCAACTTCCGATGCACAGCCATACTCAGAATATAACATTACCGTTTCTTCGGAAGGTTTTGATAATGTAGATGTAGATGGCTCACAAATATTGCCGGATGTTACAGCTATTCAACCTATAAGTTTAAGAGCCCAGCCGGGAAATCAGTTATATGTCATACCTCCTCATACTCTTTATGGTGATTATCCACCTAAAATAGCAGAATCTGAAATAAAGCCTACCAGTGAAAGCGGCGAAATAGTTCTACCAAGAGTAGTTGTTCCGGAATTTGTAATAGTACATGACGGCCCTCCTACTGATACCAGTGCAGAAAATCACTACGTACGATACAGGGATTATGTAAAAAATGTGGCTTCCAGTGAAATATATGCTACATGGCCTGCTTCTACCATAACAGCAAATATACTAGCTATTATGTCTTTTACTCTAAACCGTGTATATACAGAGTGGTATAGAAATAAAGGATATAATTTCACGATAACATCCTCTACTGCATTTGATCATAAGTGGATGAACGGAAGGAATATATATGATACAATCTCCGCAGCTGTTGATCAGGTATTTAATAATTACTTATCCAGACCGAATGTAGTTCAGCCTATCCTGACCCAGTATTGTGATGGAAGGAATGTAACTTGTCCTGGCTGGATGACCATATTACAACAGGGTATATACAATAAAAAACCTTTATATTCCGCGGTTTGCGGATGCTTACGAGTAGTAAAAGTAAACATCCAGCAGACCTTCTTCTTTGTTAAATATTATTTTTTCTATAACTGA
- a CDS encoding recombinase family protein — protein sequence MRKLQIAALYIRVSTDKQEELSPDAQKRLLLEYASKNDMSVPEEFIFIEGGISGKKADKRPKFQQMIALAKSKDQPIDVILVWKFSRFARNQEESIVYKSLLKKNNVDVVSISEPLIDGPFGSLIERIIEWMDEYYSIRLSGEVFRGMSENALRGGYQASPPLGYKVLHSGEPPVIIPEEAELIKLIFQKYVYEGYTFYQIAKYMNSLGYKTKSGGDFERRSIEYIIQNPTYAGYSPWNRTESETKKAKDKSEWIIEKGEHVPIISEDLFEQAMQRFTKEYIPKNARPESEYKHWLSGVVKCAHCGRSMIASKVKHSQYMHFSCNGYAKGKCKYCNSISESKLLPFIFDTLTKVITTGDVEYSVIRKREEIPEYLLLEQQLLKLIEKEKRVKNAYLNGVDTLEEYKQNKTLIQKEQESIQAQIDADKARYTEDTKPDMLSRIRSVNDIIHNNNIDNITKNKAIKSVIEKIIFNKEEGLLDVYFYYS from the coding sequence ATGCGAAAGCTACAAATAGCAGCACTCTATATCCGTGTTTCTACGGATAAACAGGAGGAGCTTTCTCCTGATGCGCAAAAAAGACTACTTCTTGAGTATGCATCAAAAAATGATATGTCTGTACCTGAAGAGTTTATATTTATCGAGGGGGGTATATCCGGAAAAAAAGCAGACAAGCGTCCTAAGTTTCAGCAAATGATAGCTTTGGCCAAATCGAAGGATCAACCGATAGATGTTATTCTCGTATGGAAGTTTTCTCGTTTTGCACGTAACCAAGAAGAAAGTATTGTCTATAAGTCTTTACTAAAGAAAAATAATGTTGATGTTGTAAGTATATCAGAGCCGCTTATTGATGGCCCGTTTGGATCGTTAATTGAGAGAATTATCGAGTGGATGGACGAATACTACTCCATTCGCTTATCTGGTGAAGTCTTTAGAGGTATGAGCGAAAATGCTCTACGTGGCGGATACCAGGCAAGTCCACCTCTCGGATATAAAGTTCTTCACTCTGGAGAACCTCCAGTTATTATTCCTGAAGAAGCTGAACTAATAAAACTCATATTTCAGAAGTATGTTTATGAAGGTTATACTTTTTATCAGATTGCCAAGTACATGAATTCTCTAGGATATAAAACAAAATCTGGTGGAGACTTTGAAAGACGATCTATAGAATATATAATTCAGAACCCTACATATGCGGGATATAGTCCCTGGAACCGTACTGAAAGTGAGACTAAAAAAGCTAAAGATAAATCTGAATGGATAATTGAAAAAGGCGAACATGTACCCATAATTTCTGAGGATCTTTTCGAACAGGCGATGCAACGATTTACAAAGGAGTACATACCAAAGAACGCACGGCCAGAATCTGAATATAAACATTGGCTATCCGGGGTAGTAAAATGTGCCCACTGTGGTCGCAGCATGATTGCTTCAAAAGTAAAACATTCTCAATATATGCATTTTTCCTGTAACGGATATGCAAAAGGTAAATGTAAATACTGTAATAGTATATCTGAAAGTAAGCTTCTTCCCTTTATTTTCGATACCTTAACTAAAGTAATTACAACTGGAGATGTGGAATACTCAGTCATACGCAAGCGTGAGGAGATCCCGGAGTATCTATTACTTGAGCAACAATTACTTAAACTCATTGAGAAAGAAAAACGAGTAAAAAATGCTTATTTGAATGGAGTAGATACTCTAGAGGAGTACAAGCAGAACAAAACACTGATTCAGAAAGAACAGGAGTCCATACAAGCTCAGATAGATGCAGATAAGGCAAGATATACAGAAGATACAAAGCCTGATATGCTCTCAAGAATACGCAGCGTAAATGATATCATACATAATAACAATATTGATAATATAACAAAAAACAAAGCTATTAAGTCAGTTATAGAAAAAATAATATTTAACAAAGAAGAAGGTCTGCTGGATGTTTACTTTTACTACTCGTAA
- a CDS encoding helix-turn-helix domain-containing protein, with product MDVNKRIKTLRKDYLNLTQEQFSDAISISRANLGSIEVGRINVTDRVIQDVCREFNVNEEWLRSGIGNPIIEMSRDDELAAWTGAVLNPNNNNEFMKKFVHMLSKLKEEDWKVLEKMALLMAEENKES from the coding sequence TTGGATGTAAATAAGAGAATTAAAACATTGAGAAAAGATTATTTGAATTTGACTCAGGAGCAGTTTTCAGATGCTATATCTATAAGCCGAGCTAATTTAGGAAGTATAGAGGTTGGTAGAATAAATGTTACTGATAGGGTAATTCAGGATGTGTGTAGAGAATTTAATGTTAACGAAGAATGGCTTCGATCTGGTATCGGCAATCCTATTATAGAAATGAGCAGAGATGATGAACTTGCAGCTTGGACCGGTGCTGTTTTAAATCCAAATAATAATAATGAGTTTATGAAAAAATTTGTACATATGCTTAGTAAATTAAAAGAAGAAGACTGGAAAGTACTTGAGAAAATGGCATTGTTAATGGCTGAAGAAAATAAAGAAAGCTAG
- a CDS encoding AbrB/MazE/SpoVT family DNA-binding domain-containing protein encodes MARGFVRKIDDLGRIVIPIELRRSAEIMNRDALDMYLVNGTMTLSKGKGRKLDKLGRYTIPMEVRRTQSWDIGQALDIYMEGKEVCIRRYGCEWCDETEDLIEVNGHKLCHACAEKVGAAIIEA; translated from the coding sequence ATGGCAAGAGGATTTGTTAGAAAAATAGATGACCTGGGAAGAATCGTAATCCCGATTGAATTGAGAAGATCTGCAGAAATTATGAATAGAGATGCCTTAGATATGTATCTTGTAAACGGGACAATGACATTATCAAAAGGGAAAGGCCGTAAACTGGACAAGCTTGGAAGATATACAATTCCAATGGAGGTCAGACGTACACAGAGTTGGGACATTGGACAAGCACTTGACATTTACATGGAAGGTAAAGAAGTCTGCATTCGGAGATACGGCTGCGAATGGTGCGATGAGACAGAGGATTTAATAGAGGTTAATGGTCATAAACTATGCCATGCTTGCGCTGAAAAAGTTGGTGCTGCAATTATAGAGGCTTGA
- a CDS encoding conserved phage C-terminal domain-containing protein, with translation MGRPPKQGLDYFPKDVDYYEDFKIMDLLNTYGPLGQTIYDIVVSMVYHEGYYLEVPLDKLVSKIIRIIGNRWIKDKNLVLQVIHYCADIGLFHNDLLMQNVITSIGIQRRYQEVTVRNKVQKEKYWLIDKNGQPVLNAPITQVSVTETQINVTETEVTASDIQQKESKENNNIYMSIVDYLNQKCGTKYQNTAIETIQLILDKLSRGFNYEDFIKVIDIKAAEWLGDDKMQKFLRPSTLFGKNFESYLNQKAAAPKEQHTKKSSNKPAANRFNQFPQRDYSMEDYSTMEQKLLGRSKSNECRGPGMQGL, from the coding sequence ATGGGGAGACCTCCAAAGCAAGGGCTAGACTACTTTCCGAAAGATGTTGACTATTACGAAGATTTCAAAATCATGGATTTGCTGAATACGTATGGACCCTTAGGGCAGACAATCTACGATATTGTAGTATCCATGGTGTATCACGAAGGCTATTACCTGGAAGTGCCTCTGGATAAGCTGGTGAGTAAAATCATCCGGATTATTGGGAACCGGTGGATTAAAGACAAAAACCTTGTGTTACAAGTTATTCATTATTGCGCGGATATAGGACTTTTCCATAATGACCTCCTGATGCAAAATGTTATAACCTCTATAGGAATTCAGCGACGCTATCAAGAAGTGACTGTTAGGAACAAGGTTCAAAAAGAAAAATACTGGTTGATTGATAAAAATGGTCAACCTGTATTAAATGCACCTATAACGCAGGTTTCTGTAACAGAAACTCAAATTAATGTAACAGAAACCGAGGTTACTGCATCGGATATTCAACAAAAGGAAAGTAAAGAAAATAATAATATATATATGTCTATTGTAGACTACCTGAATCAGAAATGCGGTACTAAATATCAAAACACCGCCATAGAGACTATACAGCTCATCCTTGATAAGTTAAGCAGAGGTTTTAACTATGAGGATTTTATAAAGGTTATTGATATAAAAGCTGCTGAATGGCTTGGTGATGATAAAATGCAGAAATTTCTCCGGCCTTCCACTCTTTTCGGTAAGAACTTTGAAAGCTATCTGAATCAAAAGGCAGCAGCACCAAAGGAGCAGCACACTAAAAAAAGCAGCAATAAGCCTGCAGCTAATAGATTTAATCAGTTCCCACAAAGAGATTACTCAATGGAAGATTACTCCACTATGGAGCAGAAATTATTGGGAAGGAGTAAAAGTAATGAATGTAGAGGACCAGGAATGCAAGGACTGTAA